The Starkeya sp. ORNL1 DNA window CCGCTGACCTTGCTGTCCTTCACGTTCGGACTGGCGCTCGGCTTCCTCACCGCGCTCGTGCGGCTGTTCGGCGCGAGGCCGCTGGTGGCGATCGCGCGCTTCTATGTATGGATCATCCGCGGCACGCCGCTGCTGGTGCAGCTGTTCGTGATCTTCTACGGCCTGCCGAGCGTCGGCATCCTGCTCGATGCGTTTCCGGCGGCCCTGATCGGCTTCACCCTCAATGTCGGCGCCTACACTTCGGAGATATTGCGGGCGGTGATCGGCTCGATCCCGAAGGGGCAGTGGGAGGCGAGCTATTCGATCGGCATGACCTGGTCGCAGGCGCTGCGCCGCACCGTGCTGCCGCAGGCGGCGCGCGTCGCGGTGCCGCCCTTGTCGAACACCTTCATCTCGCTGGTGAAGGACACCTCGCTCGCCGCCGCGGTGACGGTGCCGGAGCTGTTCCAGGCGGCACAGCGCATCGTCGCCACCACCTATGAGCCGCTGATCATCTATATCGAGGCGGCGCTGATCTATCTGGCGCTGAGCTCGGTGCTCTCCGCCTTGCAGGTCCGGCTCGAGCGCTACCTCTCCCGCTCCGGCGGCTATCTGGAGCCGGCGACATGATCCGCCTCACCGACATCGTGAAACGCTTCGAGCCGCTCGTCGTGCTCAACGGGGTGAGCGTGAGCGTCCGCGAGGGCTCGGTCACCGCGCTGATCGGCCCTTCCGGCTCCGGCAAGAGCACGCTGCTGCGCTGCGTGAACCTGCTGGAGATCCCGCAATCCGGCACGCTGGTCATCGGCGAGGATGAGGTGCGCTTCACCGGGCAGCACATCCCGCGCGAGGTGATCCTCAGGATGCGGCGGCAGACCGGCATGGTGTTCCAGAACTTCCAGCTGTTCCCGCACCGCACCGCGCTCGGCAATGTCATGGAGAGCCTCGTCACCGTGCTGCGCTGGCCGGAGGCTAAAGCGCGGACGCGCGCGATGGAGCTGCTCGACAAGGTGGGGCTGGCGCACAAGGCGGAAGCGTGGCCGTCGCAGCTCTCCGGCGGCCAGCAGCAGCGCGTCGCCATCGCCCGCGCGCTCGCCTCCTCGCCGCGCGTGCTGCTGTGCGACGAGCCGACCTCCGCGCTCGACCCGGAACTGGCCGAAGAGGTGGTGGAGGTGCTGGCTCAGTTGGCCCGGGAAGGCACCACGATGCTGATCGCCACCCATGATCTGCGCCTCGCCGCCAGCGTTGCGCAGGAGGCGGTGCTGCTGGATGCCGGCGAGATCGTCGAGGCCGGCCCGTCCCGGGAGCTGTTCACCAATCCGACGCAGGCGCGGACCAAGCGTTTCATCGCGACGCTGACCAACAGCCTGGAGACGGACGGCTCGGCAATTTGACGCCGAGCCGGTACCGGGGCACTTGACGGCAAGGAACAAAGAAGGAACAATCCTGCCTTGTGGGGCGCGCGAAGTTCACCCTGGCGACACGCCAGGATGGACGATCGGTCGCGGTATTTCTCCTCGAAATTCGAACAGCCCGACTCGACTTGCGGTTGACGGTACGCGAGCATTCGGTCGGGGTTGGGGATTGAAGATGAGCATCGTGGCAATAAAGATCGCGCATGCATCAAGTGCGTGATGGGCGTTGAAATAACGAGGGATTTTCGCGCCCGACCGGCACAATTTCTGGAACGCCCGGTCATTTCCGGCCGAAGCCCTTGAGAAGTTACAGCAATGACGCTTACGGGGGCAGATCGAGCTTCGGCTTGAAGACACAAACTTTCAAGAGGCCTGAATCATGTTGGCTATCATTGCCCTGATAGGGGCCCTATCCCTACCGGTCTGCTTGCATTTGGTCTTGAGCAAGTGGTTAAATCGGTATCTGAGTTTCATTATTGCAAACATAATTTCAATTTTTTTGATATTTTCGGCCGCGGATATCACTATCTTATACAGTTTTGTTTCCGTTGAATCTTCTCAACATGACTGGGACACAGTAAAACACCTTCTCCCGATGCAAGTTCTTATGCTCTTTGTCGGGCTGTTCTGGATCTGGATCGACTCATCGAGGTCGGCCCGTCGGGTAGTATTTCCCGCCCATGGTGATTCGGTTGCGCTGGGATCGGACCGGATCGAACCGTCATTCGGAAAGCCGGCTCATGTCGCGGCGAACAATGGCCATCCGGAGCGAAATCCGGCCGACGCAATCTATGATGATTTGCCCCCGGATGACGTCGATCGAAACTTTCTGCTGCGCTATTGGCGTGGGAAACTCTCGCTAGCCTTCAGCTTCTGGACCGTCGGAGTTCTTGTTTCCCTCCTGGCCGCTCTGGTCACGGTCGCCCTGAGCGTGCTGCTGGACGTCTCGGGCGAATATAAACCCAGAACGATCTTCTGCTTCTACGCGTTGACCTGGACCTCCGTCACGCTGCTGACAATCTGGAAGGTGGTCGGCCTCTGGCGCTCGGCCGGCCGCTATATGTCCGAACGCCGGAAGCAGGACAGAAGCGGCTTCTGGGGCGGCGTGGTCAAGGTGATCGTCGCTTTCTCGGTGCTCGGCACCATTGCCGATATCGGCAGGAATGCCATTCCCCAGATGGGGGAAGTCTATCGCATGGCCTTCCTCGGCGATCCGGATCTTCCCGACTACTCGCTGCGCATCATGCGCAACGGCACCGAGATCGAGATTGTCGGCGGCTTCAAATATGGCTTGAGCGCCGATCTTGACCGTCTGCTCAAGGCGGCGCCGCAGGTCGCCGTCGTCCATCTCGACAGCACAGGCGGGCGCATCGCCGAAGCGATGCAGGTGCATGACATCATCCAGCAGCGAAGACTGGTGACTTACGTCGCCAATCAGTGCCTGTCTGCCTGCACCATCGCCTTTGCCGGCGGCAGGGAGCGGTGGCTGGGCGATGCCGGCAGGCTCGGCTTCCACGCCCCGGCCTTTTCGGGAATGACCTCTGCGGATCTGGCGTCGACCGTCAACGACCAGAAGGTTTTGTTCGTGCGTGATGGTTTCGATCCTTATTTCGTCGCCCGTGCCCTGTCGACGCCTTCGACCTCCATGCTGATACCGACCAACCAGGAACTGCTCGCCGCGCGTGTTGTCACAAATATCGCCTCGCCCGAGAAGTTCGCGATCTCAGGACTGGCAGCGCCGTTCACCGAGGCGATGGCGAGCGATGTCGTGAAAGAGATCGCCCCGCCGGTAGCTGCTATTGGCGATCGGGATCCGGACACGGCGAAGGCAATCGTGCAGAAATTTCACCAGATGTACCTCGACGGCAACTCGACAAGTGAGGCCATCGCGGCAATCCGCGAGCGACTTGACGCGGAAATCGGGAAATACCGCCCCCTTGCCGATGACGAAACCATCCTGCTGATCGCGCGGCTGTATGCCGACGAATATCGCCATCTGTCCAAGCTGAACAAGCAGGTATGCTTCAGATATGCTTCCGCTCAGGAAAGAGATATCTCGGAATATTTGACACCTGAGCTGAATAAACGGTGGCTCGACCTCCAGGCACGGATCATTAATACTGCCGCGCAGCGGCCACCGGCGCCACAGGACATGGTTGATGCAGGCTGGAGCGACCTGTTCAAGATTCTAGAGGCAGGCCCGCAGAAGAAGAACCTCATCTTTTTCGGCACGGTGCCTCGCGCGGACCAGTATGCCGATTATTGCGACCTGTACACCGCCGTGTATCAGGCAGTCCTGCAATTGCCGCGCGACAAGATGATAGCACTCGTCCGCATCCTCCTGGCCTACAGGGTGTAATCTGCACAAACCCGCTTTGTGCTTGGGCCTCCACCTTGGCGAAGTCGGGAACACGCACGGATGACCAGAGCGTGTCCCGGCATCTACTGGTGGCTGGACATGTCCGCAAGTTTGTCGCGTCGCGTACAGTGCGGCAGGCTCGGCGTCGATGATGCGGCCCGGAGCCGAGATCCGCAACGCATGGAAAAGCTTGTTCGAGACTTCATGCGCGCCCAAAAGTCACGTCTCGCCTTTACCGCTGCGCCGAGATGAACTGGCGGAAGCGCTCGGAGCGCGGATTGCCGAACACCTCGGCCGGCGTGCCATCCTCTTCCACGCCGCCCTTGTGCAGGAACAGCACGCGGCAGGAGACATCGCGGGCGAATGCCATCTCGTGGGTGACGACCAGCATGGTGCGGCCCTCCTCGGCCAGCGCGCGCATCACCCGCAGCACCTCGCCGACCAGTTCGGGGTCGAGCGCAGAAGTCGGCTCGTCGAACAGCATCACTTTCGGGCGCATGGCGAGCGCGCGGGCGATCGCCGCACGCTGCTGCTGGCCGCCGGACAGATGCGCCGGATAATGATGGCGCCGCTCGGCGATGCCGACCTTGGCCAGCAATTGCTCGGCCTCGGCAATGCACTCGGCGCGCGGGCGCTTCAATACATGCACCGGCGCCTCGATGACGTTCTCCAGAATGGTCATGTGGGTCCACAGATTGAAGCTCTGGAACACCATGCTCATCGAGCGGCGCAACCGGTCGACCTGCCGATGGTCGGGCCGGTTGACGCGGCCGTGCCTGTCCCTGTGGAAACGCAGCGTCTCCCCGCCGACGCTGATACTGCCCGAATCCGGCACTTCGAGCAGATTGAGACAGCGCAGCATGGTCGACTTGCCGGAGCCGGACGAGCCGAGGATGGAGACCACGTCCCCCTGCTGCGCGGTGAGCGAAACGCCTTTCAGCACCTCCAGGCTGCCGAAGCTCTTGTGCAGATCCTCGACGATGATGGCCGGCTCCATTGCGGTGCTTCCCGTGGCGGTGTTGAGGACTTCGCTCACGATGCGGCTCCTTGCGGCGCGCTCAGGGCCACGGTGCCGGGAGCGGGTCGCAAATGCGCGGAAAGCCGCCATTCCAGCAGCCCCAGCAGGCGCGTGATGATGAAGTTCAGCGTCAGATAGATCGCGCCCGCGCAGATGAACACCTCCATCGCCCTATAGGTCTGGGAGATGATCTGCTGGGCGATGCCAGTGACCTCCAGCAGGGTGACGATGGAGGCGAGCGAAGTACCCTTCACCATCAGGATGATCTCATTGCCGTAGCTCGGCAGTGCCTGGCGCAGCGCGATCGGGAACACCACCCGCCGATAGACCAGGAAGCGCGACATCCCGCACGCCCGCGCCGCCTCGATCTGCCCATAGGGCACCGATTGCAGGCCGCCGCGGATGATCTCCGCGCCATAGGCCGCGGTGTTGAGCGTCAGCGCGAGGATGGCGCACCAATAGGGCTCACGAAAGAAGCCCCACAGCCCCATGGCCTGCAAGGATGGCCGGAACTGACCGAGGCCGTAATAGATGAGGAAGATCTGCACCAGCAGCGGCGTGCCGCGGAACACCGTGACATAGGCCTTGATCGGCCAGGTCACGGCGGAATTCCCGGTCTGCAGCGCAAGTGCCAGCGTCACCGCAAGCACCAGCCCGGCGGCCACCGATATGCCGGCAAGCTGGAGTGTCAGCGGCACGCCGCCCAGCAGCCGCACGAACACTTCAGAGAAGAAGGCGAGATCCATCACGCCCTCCTCACGCCGCGCATGCTGCGCCGTTCCGCACGCTGGAACAGCGCGCCGCTGACAAGCGCGATGATGAGATAGAGCGCCGCGGCGCTGATATAGAAGACGAAGGGCTGGCGGGTGGAGCCGGCGCCGACCTGGGCTTGGCGCATCAGCTCGACCAGGCCGATCACCGAGATCAGCGCGGAATCCTTCAGCACGAGCTGCCAGACATTGCCGAGCCCGGGAATGGCATAGCGCAGCACCTGCGGCGCCACGATCCGGCGCAGCATCAAGAGGCCCGACATGCCGTAGGCCCGCGCCGCATCGAGCTCGCCGCGATGGATGGCGAGGAAGGCGCCGCGATAGACCTCCGCCTGATAGGCGCCGGAGATGACGCCGATCGCCAGCACGCCGGTCGCAAATGTCGGCAGGCCGATGAAGCCCTGCGCGCCGAACGTCTGCCCTATCGAGGTGAGCACGACGCTGCCGCCGAAATAGAGCAGGTAGATGGTGAGCAGGTCCGGCACGCCGCGAAACAGCGTGCAGTAGGCGTCAGACAGGCCACGGGCGACCAGGCTGCCGCTCAGCCGCCCGAAGGCCGCGAGGGCACCGAACACGGCGCCGAGCGCGAAGCCGGCAACGGAGAGCGCGAGCGTGACCAATGCTGCCTTGAGCAGCGCGCCGCCCCAGCCGCCCGGCCCGACGCCGAGCAGCGCAATGATCTCCGGAAAACCCATGACAACCTCCGGCGACAGCTCCGGCCCACTAGAGCATGTTCCACAAAAGTTGGAAGTCTTTTGCGATGGGAACATGCTCCAGTTCGTTGAATCCAGAGCACTATCTTGTCGCCCGGATGATTCCAGCCGAGCGGATAGGGCTCCAGGCGCCGGAGCCGTGTTGTATCACTGCGGAGGCGTGACGTCGGACTTCAGCCACTTCATCGAAAGCTTCTTGATGGTGCCGTCGGCAATGGCCGCACCGATCGCCTCGTTGAACATGCCGAGCAGCACGGTGTCCTTCTTGCGGAAGCCGGCGCCGGTCCCGCGGCCGAACACGCCATTGAGGAAACTCGGGCCTGCCAAGGTGAACTCGGCAAACTCCGGCTTCTCCAGTGTCGCCGTGAGCGAGGTGTTCTGGGCGAAAAGGGCGTCGACCCGCCCGGCAGCGAGATCGAGGTCGTGCTGCTCGGTGGTCTTGTACTCGCGAATATCGACGACGCCCTCGAAATACTTCTTCACGAAGGCGAGGTTGGTGGTCGCCGCCTGCACGCCGACGATCTGCCCTTTCACCAGCGGCTTCATCTTCTCGATCATCGGCAGCGCGGCAGCTTCATTGTTGAGATCGAACTTGCCGGTGAGCCCCGATTTGGCGAGCGCACTGGTCTTGGAGACCGCGAAGCCCGAGGGATCGATGGCGTAGGGCCGGCTGAAATTGATGACCTCGAGACGTTTGTCGGTGATGAACATGGAGGCCATGATGACGTCGTACTTGCCGACATTGAGCGCCGGTATCAGCCCGTCCCAATCCTGGATGACAACGGTGCAGGTCAGTTTCATGCGCGCGCACAGGTCCTGCGCGAGATCGACCTCGAAGCCCGCCGCCTTGCCGTCCGGAGCGGTGAAGTTCCACGGGGCGTAGGCGCCCTCGGTGGCGATGGTGATGGCGGTCGGCCTGTCCTGCGCCTGCGCGCCCGGCGCGAAGGCCAGCAGCGCCAGCCCGAGGCCGGCGGCCAGGATGTTGCGGATCGGTTTCATGCTCTTTCCCTCTGTTTGCACTTGTGTGCCGTTTGTTGGTTGGGCTGGTCGGTCAGGCCGGTCCTCCCCCGCCGAAGGCGAAGGCCGCAAGGTCGGGCGCGGTGGTGAGGATGTGCTCAGCCATCTGCCGCTCGGCATGGCCGGCATCGCCCGTCTTCAGCGCGTCGATGATGGCACGGTGCTCCGCCTCCGCCGATAGCGGCTTCTCCACATGGTCGAACCAGATGCGCAGATAAGGCTCGAGGGTGACGTGGAGCGAGGCGATCTGGCGCACCAGCTTCGGCCGCCGGCTGAAGGCGCAGATATATTCGTGGAATTCGCGATGCCGGCTCACCCAGTTTCCGGCGGCGCCACTGCGCACCATGCGCTCGAGCAGGCGCTCGAGCTCGAGGAAGGCCTCGGTATCGAGCCGCGGCAAGGCGAGACGCACGGCGAGGCCCTCGAGCACCGAGCGCATCTCGAAGACCTCGTACATCTCCTCGACGGTGAGGCCGGCGACCATGCAGCCGCGGTTCGGCCGGATCACCACCAGCCCCTCGGTGGCAAGGCGGCGGAACGCCTCGCGCACCGGCATGCGGCTCATGCCGATCTCGCTTGCGATGCCCTCAGGTATCAGCCGCTCGCCGGCCTTGAAGCGGCCGGTGCGAATGCCGGCCAGCACGTGGCGATAGGCTTCCTCCTCCGCCGTGCCGTTGGAAACTGCCGTGCCGAAGTTGGGCATCGCACTGCTGAATATGTGTATCCACTGATCCAGTCTACGACGCCGCGACTGCCCCGTGTCAAGCGCGACAGGCCGGCAAGCAGCACGCTTGCCCTCCTGTCGGCGGAATGTGGCCAGGCAGGCATGTCAGGCGGTGTACCGCGCATTGCTGCCGGCGCCGACATCGATGGCACTGCCGGTGATGTGGCGGGCGTCGTCGGAGGCGAGGAAGGTGACGGCAGCGGCGACGTCCTCGGGCGACACCCAGGGCACCGGCAAGGCATGAACCTGCCGCATCAGCGGGATGATGTCGTCGTCGGTCGGGGTGCGGCCGAGGTTCGGCAGGATCGAGCGGTATTGGCCCTCGGGGCTGCGGAACATCGGGGTGTCGACGGCGGTCGGGCATACCGCATTGACGCGGACATTCGATGTGCCGAGTTCCAGCGCCGCGGATTTGACGAGGCCCATCACCCCCCATTTGCTGGCGCAATAAGCGCTGACATCGGGAAAGCCGGCGCGCCCGCCCACCGAGGCGATGGCGACGATGCGCCCGTCGCGGCGCTCGATCATGTGCGGCAGCGCGGCGCGCATGGTGTTGGCGGCGCCCGTGAGGTTGATGTCGATGACATCGCGCCATTGCCGATCCTGCATCGCCGCCAGGTTCCCCCACATGCCGATGCCGGCATTGGCCACCACGATGTCGAGCTTGCCGAGTTCGCGCACGCTGCGCTCGACCGTAGAGCGAAGCGCCGCGAGGTCGCGCACGTCCGCCTGGACTGAGAGACAGCGCCGGCCGGTGGCTTCGACGCGGCGCACCGTCTCCGCAAGATCGGCCGGGGTCGCCGGCGGATAATGGGTGACGCTCTCCACCGGCCCGGCGAGATCCAGCGCCACGATGTCGGCGCCCTCCACGGCGAGCGCCAGCGCGCAGGCCCGGCCGATGCCCCGCGCCGCCCCGGTGACCAGCGCGACCCTGCCCTGCATTCGGCGAGGGACGCTGCTGCCGGCGCCGGCCGGCGACTGGGCGCCTGCGGGAGAAGCACCCAGCGTGGCAGCCGCGGCAAGTGGTGCGGCCATCATGATATCTCGCCGGCTAATGTATTCATCACGCGCCGCATGATCGGTCATGGCGTGTCTCCCGTGACTCGTGGCTCGTCAGGCGATGTGGGTGCGGAAATGGTGGGCGGCGGCGTCGGCGGCCTCATTGACCTTCGCCGCACCATCATAGAATTCGAAATGGCCGCCAGTGGTCCAATGCAGTGCCTTCGGCCCCTTGAGCAATGCATGCGCCTTGCGCGCCTGATCGGGCAGCGCGCAGCCGTCGGAATGGACGATAAGCGCAGGGGCGGTCACGCGCGCGGCCTCGCTGATCGGATCGAAATCGAGCCACGGCCCCCAGGACATGACGGCGAAGCGATTAGTCCAGGCATGCACCCCGCCACCGCGCGCGGCATCCATGTAGTACTCCATCGACCCGACATGCGACGCGTTCCGGTCAGTGTCGTGATAGGCCGGGATCATCGCGTTGGTGCCGGTGCGCTCATACTCGGAACGGGCGGCGCGGCCGGCAGCACGGCGGCGCTCGACCCCCTCGGGGCCGCCATAGAGCAGCGGCGTGATCGCCGGCTCGGCCAGATGGCTGGCGATGCAGGCGACGGCGGCAACCCTTTGGTCGCGCGCCGCCGCATAGAGCACCGTGCCACCCGAGGTGCAGATGCCGAGCAGCGCGATGCCGTCGGTCCGCACGTCCCGCCGGGCCGAGAGGAAGGAGACCGCTGCGGAGAGATCCTCCGCCTTGGTCTCAGGGTGCTCATATTGCCGGGGCGCGCCGCCGCTCTCGCCATAGTGGCGATAGTCGATCGCCAGAGCGAGGAAGCCGCGCTTGGCCATCTCGGCCGCATAGATGCCGCCCATCTGCTCCTTCACCGCGGTCAGCGAGCCGCCCACCACCACGGCGGGATAGCGGCGATCCGCGCTGTAGCCCGGCGGGGCGTAGAGATTGCCGACCATGAAACTGTCGCCCGCGGGGAAGCGGACCTTCTCCGGCGGCGGGCCTTCGGTGGCGGACAGATTAGCGGCCATGGAAGCTCCGGGAAAAGCCGCGACCATCGCGACAAGGGCGCATTGCCCGAGGAAGAGGCGACGTGTCGGTTGAAGCAGACGGCTGGTCGGACTCATCTCAACGCTCCGGTCTCGGTGGAGGGGCTTTCGCGTCACGGCTTCGGCAGCGCGTTCACGACGGCCTGAAAGCGGCGCGGATCGAAATAATCGTGATAGGCGCGGATCTGCCCGGCTTCGTCGAAGCGGAACACCGCGATGTTGCTGTTGGCGTATTCCACGCCGCCGACGATCCGTGCCCGCACCTGGTATTCGACGCATACGGCATCTGAATCCGCGGCCGGATAGAGCGCGGTCAGCTCGACATCGAAGGCGTCGAAATTGGCGAACAGGCCGCGAAAGGCGCGCACTATCTCCGC harbors:
- a CDS encoding ABC transporter permease subunit (The N-terminal region of this protein, as described by TIGR01726, is a three transmembrane segment that identifies a subfamily of ABC transporter permease subunits, which specificities that include histidine, arginine, glutamine, glutamate, L-cystine (sic), the opines (in Agrobacterium) octopine and nopaline, etc.), producing the protein MPHWLQLMVDSLVPLLWAGLIFTVPLTLLSFTFGLALGFLTALVRLFGARPLVAIARFYVWIIRGTPLLVQLFVIFYGLPSVGILLDAFPAALIGFTLNVGAYTSEILRAVIGSIPKGQWEASYSIGMTWSQALRRTVLPQAARVAVPPLSNTFISLVKDTSLAAAVTVPELFQAAQRIVATTYEPLIIYIEAALIYLALSSVLSALQVRLERYLSRSGGYLEPAT
- a CDS encoding amino acid ABC transporter ATP-binding protein, which produces MIRLTDIVKRFEPLVVLNGVSVSVREGSVTALIGPSGSGKSTLLRCVNLLEIPQSGTLVIGEDEVRFTGQHIPREVILRMRRQTGMVFQNFQLFPHRTALGNVMESLVTVLRWPEAKARTRAMELLDKVGLAHKAEAWPSQLSGGQQQRVAIARALASSPRVLLCDEPTSALDPELAEEVVEVLAQLAREGTTMLIATHDLRLAASVAQEAVLLDAGEIVEAGPSRELFTNPTQARTKRFIATLTNSLETDGSAI
- a CDS encoding ATP-binding cassette domain-containing protein gives rise to the protein MEPAIIVEDLHKSFGSLEVLKGVSLTAQQGDVVSILGSSGSGKSTMLRCLNLLEVPDSGSISVGGETLRFHRDRHGRVNRPDHRQVDRLRRSMSMVFQSFNLWTHMTILENVIEAPVHVLKRPRAECIAEAEQLLAKVGIAERRHHYPAHLSGGQQQRAAIARALAMRPKVMLFDEPTSALDPELVGEVLRVMRALAEEGRTMLVVTHEMAFARDVSCRVLFLHKGGVEEDGTPAEVFGNPRSERFRQFISAQR
- a CDS encoding ABC transporter permease, with the translated sequence MDLAFFSEVFVRLLGGVPLTLQLAGISVAAGLVLAVTLALALQTGNSAVTWPIKAYVTVFRGTPLLVQIFLIYYGLGQFRPSLQAMGLWGFFREPYWCAILALTLNTAAYGAEIIRGGLQSVPYGQIEAARACGMSRFLVYRRVVFPIALRQALPSYGNEIILMVKGTSLASIVTLLEVTGIAQQIISQTYRAMEVFICAGAIYLTLNFIITRLLGLLEWRLSAHLRPAPGTVALSAPQGAAS
- a CDS encoding ABC transporter permease subunit (The N-terminal region of this protein, as described by TIGR01726, is a three transmembrane segment that identifies a subfamily of ABC transporter permease subunits, which specificities that include histidine, arginine, glutamine, glutamate, L-cystine (sic), the opines (in Agrobacterium) octopine and nopaline, etc.), which produces MGFPEIIALLGVGPGGWGGALLKAALVTLALSVAGFALGAVFGALAAFGRLSGSLVARGLSDAYCTLFRGVPDLLTIYLLYFGGSVVLTSIGQTFGAQGFIGLPTFATGVLAIGVISGAYQAEVYRGAFLAIHRGELDAARAYGMSGLLMLRRIVAPQVLRYAIPGLGNVWQLVLKDSALISVIGLVELMRQAQVGAGSTRQPFVFYISAAALYLIIALVSGALFQRAERRSMRGVRRA
- a CDS encoding transporter substrate-binding domain-containing protein produces the protein MKPIRNILAAGLGLALLAFAPGAQAQDRPTAITIATEGAYAPWNFTAPDGKAAGFEVDLAQDLCARMKLTCTVVIQDWDGLIPALNVGKYDVIMASMFITDKRLEVINFSRPYAIDPSGFAVSKTSALAKSGLTGKFDLNNEAAALPMIEKMKPLVKGQIVGVQAATTNLAFVKKYFEGVVDIREYKTTEQHDLDLAAGRVDALFAQNTSLTATLEKPEFAEFTLAGPSFLNGVFGRGTGAGFRKKDTVLLGMFNEAIGAAIADGTIKKLSMKWLKSDVTPPQ
- a CDS encoding GntR family transcriptional regulator, with translation MPNFGTAVSNGTAEEEAYRHVLAGIRTGRFKAGERLIPEGIASEIGMSRMPVREAFRRLATEGLVVIRPNRGCMVAGLTVEEMYEVFEMRSVLEGLAVRLALPRLDTEAFLELERLLERMVRSGAAGNWVSRHREFHEYICAFSRRPKLVRQIASLHVTLEPYLRIWFDHVEKPLSAEAEHRAIIDALKTGDAGHAERQMAEHILTTAPDLAAFAFGGGGPA
- a CDS encoding mycofactocin-coupled SDR family oxidoreductase: MAAPLAAAATLGASPAGAQSPAGAGSSVPRRMQGRVALVTGAARGIGRACALALAVEGADIVALDLAGPVESVTHYPPATPADLAETVRRVEATGRRCLSVQADVRDLAALRSTVERSVRELGKLDIVVANAGIGMWGNLAAMQDRQWRDVIDINLTGAANTMRAALPHMIERRDGRIVAIASVGGRAGFPDVSAYCASKWGVMGLVKSAALELGTSNVRVNAVCPTAVDTPMFRSPEGQYRSILPNLGRTPTDDDIIPLMRQVHALPVPWVSPEDVAAAVTFLASDDARHITGSAIDVGAGSNARYTA
- a CDS encoding alpha/beta fold hydrolase gives rise to the protein MAANLSATEGPPPEKVRFPAGDSFMVGNLYAPPGYSADRRYPAVVVGGSLTAVKEQMGGIYAAEMAKRGFLALAIDYRHYGESGGAPRQYEHPETKAEDLSAAVSFLSARRDVRTDGIALLGICTSGGTVLYAAARDQRVAAVACIASHLAEPAITPLLYGGPEGVERRRAAGRAARSEYERTGTNAMIPAYHDTDRNASHVGSMEYYMDAARGGGVHAWTNRFAVMSWGPWLDFDPISEAARVTAPALIVHSDGCALPDQARKAHALLKGPKALHWTTGGHFEFYDGAAKVNEAADAAAHHFRTHIA
- a CDS encoding nuclear transport factor 2 family protein, whose product is MTKDALQATRRALIVGSAAVSLAALHAGPVAAESTMNPRLASRLAVVRSFFELLHRKEIESWGNLWADEGRILIPYPPAGLSTSIDGKAEIVRAFRGLFANFDAFDVELTALYPAADSDAVCVEYQVRARIVGGVEYANSNIAVFRFDEAGQIRAYHDYFDPRRFQAVVNALPKP